A stretch of DNA from Candidatus Pseudomonas phytovorans:
CCGGCAACCCACGGACCAAGTTCATGCACTGCCTGCCGGCGTTCCACAACTCCGACACCAAAGTCGGCAAGCAGATCGCCGAGCAGTACCCGGACCTTGCCAACGGCATCGAAGTGACTGACGACGTGTTCGAGTCGCCGGCCTGCATCGCCTTTGAGCAGGCGGAAAACCGCATGCACACGATCAAGGCGATCCTGGTTTCGACCCTGGCTGATCTGTAAGGGCTGACTCGCCAGGCCGGGCAACCCGGATCCCTGTGGGAGCGGGTTCACCCGCGAATACGTCGGCAGCACCAGCATCTTTACCTGGGCTGACGCCTTCGCGGGTAAACCCGCTCCCACAAGGGGTGGTGATACCCGCCCAAGAGCAGCACTCTCCTCTTTTGTTAAAGGACATTCCCCATGCGTATCGTTGTTGCATTGGGCGGCAACGCCCTGCTGCGTCGCGGCGAGCCCATGACCGCTGACAACCAGCGTGCCAATATCCGTACCGCTACCGAGCAAATCGCCAAGATCCACCCGGGCAACGAACTGGTCATCGCCCACGGCAACGGCCCGCAAGTTGGCCTGCTGTCACTTCAGGCCCTGTCCTACAAGCCCGACGAGGCCTATCCGCTGGACGTGCTGGGTGCCGAAACCGAGGGCATGATCGGCTACATGATCGAACAGGAACTGGGAAACCTGTTGGCCTTCGAGGTGCCGTTCGCTACCCTGCTGACCCAGGTGGAAGTAGACGCCAACGACCCCGCCTTCAAGGACCCGACCAAGTTCATCGGCCCGGTCTACGCCAAGGAAGAGGCCGAGCGCCTGGCCAAGGAAAAGGGCTGGGTGGTCAAGCCGGACGGCGACAAATACCGCCGCGTGGTGGCCAGCCCGAAACCCAAGCGCATCTTTGAAATCCGCCCGATCAAGTGGCTGCTGGAAAAGAAAAGCATCGTGATTTGCGCAGGCGGTGGCGGCATCCCCACCATGTACGATGAAAACCGCAAGCTCAAAGGCATCGAAGCGGTGATCGACAAGGACCTGTGCTCGGCTTTGCTGGCAGAGCAGTTGGAAGCCGACCTTTTGATAATCGCCACCGACGTCGATGCGGCCTACATTGACTGGGGCAAGCCGACGCAAAAAGCCATTGCCCAGGCCCACCCCGACGAACTCGAACGGCTGGGCTTCGCCGCTGGCTCCATGGGGCCGAAGGTGCAGGCCGCCAGTGACTTTGCCCGCAACACTGGCAAAGTGGCGGTGATCAGCTCGCTGGAGAACATTGAAGACATTGTGAAAGGCACCGCCGGCACACGGGTTTCCACCGCGAAGCCGGGGATCAGCTACCGTTGAATGCAGTCGGCGGGCCTACGGTGCCCGCCATTTTCGACCTTCCAAAGGAGCTAGCCATGGCCCAGTACCACCCCGGTCATGTACACATCGAGCGCACTGCGCTGAACCCGGCAGACCACAGCTACGACCTGAACATCGAATATGAAGCAGTGTCGGATCCCAAGGAAGGCAGAGGCATTCAGTTCCACATGCATGGCAGCATCGAAGGCAAGCTGGTGGAAGAGAAGTTCTTCCTCCCCAAGGACCAGGTGTTGCCAAGCTTTCTCATGCTGCTGACCCGCAAGGCGCAGTCGTATCTGGCGCCGCCGAAGAAATTCGAGACCCTGAGTTCCCCGCACAAGCTCTATGACTACATGTTTGCGGACATTCGCGAAAAGCTTGATGTGAAATCGGGTGACCCGATCAAGCCTGAGCATCTGGAGTGATTCAGATTCAGGGGGCTGCTTTGCAGCCCATTCGCGGCACAAGGCCGCTCCCACAGATTCTGCATCTGCCCTGAACCTGTGGGGGCGGCCTTGCGTCGCGATGGGGCGCAAAGCGGCCCCGGCGATGTTGAGGCATACTACCGCCCTCCCCGGCCACCACTTCATCGTCCCCCATGCGCATCCACGTCAGCTTTATCGACCGCGTCGGCATCACCCAGGAAGTCCTCGCCCTGCTCGGTGCCCGCAACCTCAACCTGGACGCCGTGGAGATGGTCCCGCCAAACGTCTACATCGACGCCCCCACCCTCAGCCCCGCCGTACTCGAAGAACTGCATGACGCGCTGTTCGAGGTACACGGCGTGCAATCG
This window harbors:
- the arcC gene encoding carbamate kinase yields the protein MRIVVALGGNALLRRGEPMTADNQRANIRTATEQIAKIHPGNELVIAHGNGPQVGLLSLQALSYKPDEAYPLDVLGAETEGMIGYMIEQELGNLLAFEVPFATLLTQVEVDANDPAFKDPTKFIGPVYAKEEAERLAKEKGWVVKPDGDKYRRVVASPKPKRIFEIRPIKWLLEKKSIVICAGGGGIPTMYDENRKLKGIEAVIDKDLCSALLAEQLEADLLIIATDVDAAYIDWGKPTQKAIAQAHPDELERLGFAAGSMGPKVQAASDFARNTGKVAVISSLENIEDIVKGTAGTRVSTAKPGISYR
- a CDS encoding DUF5064 family protein; this translates as MAQYHPGHVHIERTALNPADHSYDLNIEYEAVSDPKEGRGIQFHMHGSIEGKLVEEKFFLPKDQVLPSFLMLLTRKAQSYLAPPKKFETLSSPHKLYDYMFADIREKLDVKSGDPIKPEHLE